Within Caulobacter segnis, the genomic segment CGAACTGGACCTTCGCCGCCAGCTTGTCGGGCGGGGTGTCGGCCGCCACCCGTGTGACGCTGGGCATGGACTGCTGGGTCGGGTCGTTCCAGATCACATAGCTCATATGGACCTGGTTCATCATGCCGGCCCATTTGCCGCCGTTCACAGCGTGGTACTGGGCGGTCAGCTCGGCGTCGCGCTTGAACGCGGCTTCGACAGTGTCGGCGAAGACGTTGGCGCGGGCGTCGTTGCGCGACGACAGCCGTCGGTTCCAGGCCGTCGCGTAGTACATCTCGTAGAGGTTGGCGAAGGCCAGCACCGGGTGCTCGACCAACTGGAAATAGGCGTCCCGCTGGTCGGGACGTAGCCGAGCCTTGATCGCCTCGACCTTGGCGACGAGGCCACGCCAGTCGTCGACGATGTTGCCGAACGGGCCACCGTCCAGCACCGGCCCCGCCTCGCCGATGGGAAAGCTGTCCTGGTCGATCAGCTCCGGCTTGCGCCGCGAGGCCAGGGTTCCGTGCGTCGCCACGACCTGACCGATGTCGGCGCTCAGGGCCTCGCCGAAGGTCTCGCTCGCCCATTGCCGGGGAAAGGCCTCCAGCGCCTGGGGCGTCATCGCCTCGGGGTTCCAGGCCATGCGCATGTAGAAGTCGAGCGGATACTCCAGCGGCTTGATGTCGCCGACATTGACGATCCACAGGGCCCGCGCCCCGCGCCTGTAGGCCAGGTCCATCTGCTGCCAGACCTTGGCGATCTGGTTGGTGTTGATCCACTTGTAGTTCCGGGGCGCCCCGACATAGTCGAAGTGGTAGTAGACGCCGTAGCCGCCGGCGCGATCCAGCTTGTCCTTGCCCGCCACCGGCAGGCGCCGGATCTGACCCCAGTTGTCATCGGAGAACAGCAGCGTCACGTCGTCCGGCACCCGCATGCCGTGGTCGTAATAGTCCTGGACTTCCTTGTAGAGGGCCCAGACCTGTGGGGTCTTCTCGGCGGGCCGGCCCGTGACCTCGGCGATGATCTTGCGCTGGTCGGCCACGACCTGTTCCAGCAGGTGGGTCGCCGCCCCCTCGGCCATGGGCTCGTCGCCGTCGCCGCGCATGCCTACGGTGACCAAGCTGTCATAGGGCGTCCCGTCGCCCTTCGACATCATCCGTTCGATGCCGCCGCGCCAGAAGGCGCGCAGGTTGTCGCCGTTGGTCGCGTAGTCCCAGCGCCCGCCGGTCACGCCCTTGTCGGTGTTGCGATGCCATTCGGCCTGGGCCCGGGTCATCGGCTCGTGGTGCGAGCTGCCCATCACCACGCCCATCTCGTCAGCCAGAACCTTGCTTCGCGGATCGTCGTCGTTGAAGGCCTTGGGCGCCCACATGGCCGGCCAGAGATAATTGCCCTTCAGGCGCAGCATCAGCTCGAAGACGTGGGCGTAGGCGTCGGCGTTGACGCCGCCGAACTTCTTCTTGGCCCAGCCGCTGAACGCCGGGTCCTCGTCGTTGATGAAGAACCCGCGATAACGAACACGTGGATGCTCGGCTCTGGCGCCGGCGGTCAGGAACAGATCGGTCTTGCGGACGACCGGCACGTCTGCCCACCAGGCCCAAGGCGATACGCCGACCTTTTCGGAGAGATCGTACGCGCCGAAGACCGCGCCACGCCGGTCGGATCCGACGATGACCAGGGCGCGGGGTATGTTGGCGGCTGGCCGCTCGACCACGACCTGCCGGAAGCCCTCCCATTGGCCCGCCAGATCCTCGGTCTTCAGCTTTCCGTCGCGGACCAGGGCGTCGATGGCCGGGCTGGCGCCCAGAACGCCGACGATGATGGCGGGTCCCCGGGCCTTGGAAAGATCCGAGAGCGGGGCCGACACGCCGCCGCTGACGCGATCCAAGTCGCCGCGCAAACCCTCGGCGGCGTGACGCACCGCCGGATCGGCCGTGGCGTCCACATACACCGGTATGGGCCGTCCATCGCGGATCAGCGGCAGGCTCGACGCCCGCTGGGTCTCGCACACACTGACGGGTCGGTCGCAGGCGAACGCGCTGGATGCGCCCCACATGGCCACGGCCAGACCGCACGCCATGCGCATCAGAACTTCTTGGGCGCTCACGCTTCCTCCAGGCCTGGCGCCTGGATTCGCCGGCGCATTATCTGACCAATAAACTCAAGAGGTCAGACCATAGCAAGGCGGACCGATCGCACAAGACCTGTCAGGGAGCCAAGCGCCAGACCGTCGTGCCAAATACTCCAAGCCTTCGACGCTGATGGAGACGAGACGGGTAGCGCAGCTCGAACTCTTTGTTATTTTATAACAATGAGCCAGCCGAAACCCACGACCCCGCACAACTTCTTCAACCAGGAGATCGCTGACGCCTACGATCGTCGCAACAGCGCGCTCTCGCCGATCTCCGACGGGCTGCATTTCCTGCTGGGGTTGGTCCTGGCGGACTTGCCCGCCGACGCGCGCGTGCTGTGCGTCGGGGTGGGGACCGGCGCCGAGATCCTGGCCTTGGCGAAGGTCTATCCGGGCTGGTCGTTCGTCGGCGTCGATCCCTCCGATGACATGCTGGCCGTGGGACGACACCGGCTCGAACAGGCCGGCGTGCTGGATCGTTGCGAGCTTCTGCGGGGCTATGTCCAGGACGCCCCTCTCGGCGGCTTTGACGCCGCGGTCAGCCTGATGGTCGCGCACTTCATCAAACGCGAGGACCGCCACGCCTTCTATTCGGCCATTCATGACCGTCTGAAGCCGGGAGGCCGCTTCGCCAGCGCCGAGATCAGCGCCGACCTTGACGCTCCAGAGTTCCCCGAGATGCTGGAAGACTGGAAACGGATCCAGGTTCTGATGGGCGCGACGCGGGAGTCGCTGGCGAAACTCGGCGGCATGCTGCGCGACGTGCTGGGCGTCGTGCCGCCGGAAGAGACGGAAGCCCTGTGGGAGGCGGCCGGCTTTCGGAAGCCGATCCCGTTCTTCCAGGCCTTCATGCTTCGAGGATGGCGCGCGGCGAGGACCTGATCCCAGGCCCGTCCCCGCCCTGCCCTACAGCGCCGAGGCCACCGCGCTCAGCAGGGTGCGATCGTCGAACGGCTTGCGCAGCACCGCCGCGCCGCTGATGCCATCCAGCGCCAGGGTGTCGTAGTAGCCGCTGACGAACAGGATTGGCAGCTGGGGCAAGGCGTGCTGCAGTCGCCGCCCGACCTCGTCGCCGTTCATGCCCGGCATCAGGAAGTCGACGACCGCGACGTCGGGCTTGACCGAGTCCAGCTTGGCCAGCCCCTCGGGGCCGTCGGCGGCCTCCACCACGCTGTAGCCGGCGGCCTTCAGGGTCTCGGCCAACACCGCGCGGACGCTGCTGTCGTCGTCGATCACCAGCACCACCCGCCCTTCGCCGTCGACGGGTTCGGTCGAGCAATCGACCGCCTCGACCACCGGCGTTTGGGCAGCCTCGGCGCGCTTCAGGCGCATCGCGATCGTCGATCCCGCGCCCGGCGCGCTGTCGATGCGCAAGGCGCCGCCGCACTGGGTGACGAAGCCGTAGACCTGGGCCAGCCCCAGGCCGGTGCCCTTGCCGCGCTCCTTGGTGGTGAAGAACGGCTCGATCGCCTGCCGGGCCACCTCGGCGGTCATACCCGTTCCCGTGTCGGAGACGCGCACCAGCAGGTGGTCCGGCCCGTCCGCCCGACTCTCGACCCGCAGCTCGCCGCCGCCCGGCATGGCGTCGCGCGCGTTCAGCGCCAGGTTCAGGATCGCCAGCTCCAGCTGGTCGGGATCGGTCAGGACGCAGGCGTCCTGGCCGCCCAGCACGAAATCCATGGCGATCGCCGGCGGCAACGCCGTACGGACCAGCTCGCGGGCTTTGTCCAGCACCGTGTCCAGCCTGACGGACCGGATGCTGAGCTTCTGGGTCCGCGAGAAGGCCAGGAGCTGGCTGGTCAGCTTAGAGCCCTTGTCGGCGGCCGAGGCGGCGCTGTCGACGAAACGCCGGCCCGGGTGGTCCTCGGGGATCCGCTTGGCCAGCAGTTGGAGGTTGCCGACGATGGCCATCAGCAGGTTGTTGAAGTCGTGGGCGATGCCGCCGGTCAACTGACCCACGGCCTCCATCTTCTGGGCCTGGCGCAGGGCGTCCTGGGCGGCGGACAGGTCGACCTGCAGACGCAGGCGCGCCGAGATGTCCTGGGCGTGATGGAAGGCGCCGATGATGTCGCCCGCCTCGTCGCGCAGCGGCGCGTACCAGATCTCCCAATAGGGTCGGTCGAAGCTGGGGTCGCCGAACTCCTCGACGACGCTGAACACCTCGCCACCGAGCGCCCGGGCCATGAAGCCGCGGATGATCGGCGCCTGCTCGGGCAGGAAGAGATCGGGAAAGACGTCGCCCAGCTCCACCCGATAGCCGTAGATCCGGAAGAACTCGTCGCTATGGGCCTGGTTGAACCCGATCAGACGGAAATCATGGTCGAACGCGCAGATCGGCGAACGATCCGACTGCCCGATGATCTCCCAGAGCTTATCCTTGACGACCGCGCCCATTCATCCCCTAGAGGCAATTCTAAGCTGACCGCACCCTATAGTTGCGGTTGTAAACGAGAAAATGACGGCGCCAAGAGTGGTCCCGCTACCATGGCCTCGCGCCAAACTGTCGCGGCCCTGATCAGCCCTGATCGCCCGAGACCTCGTCCGGACTGGAGGTCGGCGAACCGTCCTTCAGGTCCAGATAGTCGGTGAACGGCAGGCGGTAGGCGCGGTCGAAGAACTCGGCCTGGAAACGGAAAGGCAGGTTGGCGTCGCTGTTCCACAGCATCACCACGCCCGTCTTGGTCGCCGGGTCGAACATCATGGTCGAGCGATAGCCCGACACCCCGCCGCTGTGGCCGATCAGGTGATGGCCCTTGTAGTCGAAGCTGCGCATGCCCAGGCCGTAGCCGGGGCTCTTCAGCTCGCGGGCGATGTTCAGGCGGCCATAGGGACGAGCGGTGGCGACGCGGGGGCGCTGCACCGCGTCCAGCACCGCCTGCGGTAGGACGTCGGGCCGCAGCCCCATCTGGGCCTGCATCCAGATGGCCAGATCCACGATGGTCGAATTGACCCCGGCGGCGGCGGGCACGCGGTAATAGGCCTCGGACAGCTTCAGCTCGTTACCGTGGCGGTGCGGCCTGGCCCAATGGGCCGCGGAGGTCAGGCCCGCCATGCCGACCGAGGCGCCGGTCATGCCCAGCGGCCCGAACACCCGGTTCTTGACCGCCACGGCGTAGGGCGCGCCCGTGCGGGCGGCGATGACCTCGCTGATCGTGTCGTAGGCGATGTTCTGATAGCTGTGGCAGGTTCCCGGCGGGCAGACGGTCTTCAGGTTCACGAAGGACTGGCGGATCCTGGCCGGATCCTGGCCGTCCTCCAGCTGGCCGTCATAGGCGTTCTTGCCCAGGCCCGTGCGCTGCGACAGCAGCTGCTCGAGGGTCAGGCTGTTCTGGGCGTCGCCCGGCAAACGCAGGCTGGTGTCGAAGATCCCCACGGGATCGGACAGCGAGAAGGTCCCCTCGGCGGCCAGGCGGGCGCTGAGCGTGCCGGCCACGGTCTTGGACAGCGAGGCCCAGCGAAACACCGTGCGGGCGTCGACCGGCTCACCGTCGCGGGTCGCGGTTACGCCGTAGCCCTTCACGAAGGACAGGCGGCCGTTCTCGACGACCGCGACGCCCAGTCCCTCCATAGACGGATCGGTCATCATCGCGCGTATGCGGCCGTCCAGCGCCGGATAGTCGATGCTGCCATGCCAGTTGGCCGGGGTCTCGGGCAGCTTTTGCGCCTGCGCCGTGGCGGCGGGGCCCACCTTCAGCGGCTTGTCCTTGGCGCGCGGCAACAGCAC encodes:
- a CDS encoding serine hydrolase domain-containing protein, which translates into the protein MSEVGTENVIGRKRHAQWLIAGGVLLAIVGAVLLPRAKDKPLKVGPAATAQAQKLPETPANWHGSIDYPALDGRIRAMMTDPSMEGLGVAVVENGRLSFVKGYGVTATRDGEPVDARTVFRWASLSKTVAGTLSARLAAEGTFSLSDPVGIFDTSLRLPGDAQNSLTLEQLLSQRTGLGKNAYDGQLEDGQDPARIRQSFVNLKTVCPPGTCHSYQNIAYDTISEVIAARTGAPYAVAVKNRVFGPLGMTGASVGMAGLTSAAHWARPHRHGNELKLSEAYYRVPAAAGVNSTIVDLAIWMQAQMGLRPDVLPQAVLDAVQRPRVATARPYGRLNIARELKSPGYGLGMRSFDYKGHHLIGHSGGVSGYRSTMMFDPATKTGVVMLWNSDANLPFRFQAEFFDRAYRLPFTDYLDLKDGSPTSSPDEVSGDQG
- a CDS encoding glycosyl hydrolase 115 family protein, which gives rise to MSAQEVLMRMACGLAVAMWGASSAFACDRPVSVCETQRASSLPLIRDGRPIPVYVDATADPAVRHAAEGLRGDLDRVSGGVSAPLSDLSKARGPAIIVGVLGASPAIDALVRDGKLKTEDLAGQWEGFRQVVVERPAANIPRALVIVGSDRRGAVFGAYDLSEKVGVSPWAWWADVPVVRKTDLFLTAGARAEHPRVRYRGFFINDEDPAFSGWAKKKFGGVNADAYAHVFELMLRLKGNYLWPAMWAPKAFNDDDPRSKVLADEMGVVMGSSHHEPMTRAQAEWHRNTDKGVTGGRWDYATNGDNLRAFWRGGIERMMSKGDGTPYDSLVTVGMRGDGDEPMAEGAATHLLEQVVADQRKIIAEVTGRPAEKTPQVWALYKEVQDYYDHGMRVPDDVTLLFSDDNWGQIRRLPVAGKDKLDRAGGYGVYYHFDYVGAPRNYKWINTNQIAKVWQQMDLAYRRGARALWIVNVGDIKPLEYPLDFYMRMAWNPEAMTPQALEAFPRQWASETFGEALSADIGQVVATHGTLASRRKPELIDQDSFPIGEAGPVLDGGPFGNIVDDWRGLVAKVEAIKARLRPDQRDAYFQLVEHPVLAFANLYEMYYATAWNRRLSSRNDARANVFADTVEAAFKRDAELTAQYHAVNGGKWAGMMNQVHMSYVIWNDPTQQSMPSVTRVAADTPPDKLAAKVQFGRSRPEDPRVVTIPAAKFDRAVGGKGLTWTVLSNLGDGDAVVALPQGRPSTDVRDGVRLDYAVSVSRSGPARVRLRLAPTLDATGGKGIRIGVSLDDGPVQVVTANLVPTAGSASTPEQAAWVAAVKDHAHTVETLFPAVTQGSHVVKVWRLDDNAVLEKVLIDLR
- a CDS encoding class I SAM-dependent methyltransferase, with translation MSQPKPTTPHNFFNQEIADAYDRRNSALSPISDGLHFLLGLVLADLPADARVLCVGVGTGAEILALAKVYPGWSFVGVDPSDDMLAVGRHRLEQAGVLDRCELLRGYVQDAPLGGFDAAVSLMVAHFIKREDRHAFYSAIHDRLKPGGRFASAEISADLDAPEFPEMLEDWKRIQVLMGATRESLAKLGGMLRDVLGVVPPEETEALWEAAGFRKPIPFFQAFMLRGWRAART
- a CDS encoding PAS domain-containing sensor histidine kinase, encoding MGAVVKDKLWEIIGQSDRSPICAFDHDFRLIGFNQAHSDEFFRIYGYRVELGDVFPDLFLPEQAPIIRGFMARALGGEVFSVVEEFGDPSFDRPYWEIWYAPLRDEAGDIIGAFHHAQDISARLRLQVDLSAAQDALRQAQKMEAVGQLTGGIAHDFNNLLMAIVGNLQLLAKRIPEDHPGRRFVDSAASAADKGSKLTSQLLAFSRTQKLSIRSVRLDTVLDKARELVRTALPPAIAMDFVLGGQDACVLTDPDQLELAILNLALNARDAMPGGGELRVESRADGPDHLLVRVSDTGTGMTAEVARQAIEPFFTTKERGKGTGLGLAQVYGFVTQCGGALRIDSAPGAGSTIAMRLKRAEAAQTPVVEAVDCSTEPVDGEGRVVLVIDDDSSVRAVLAETLKAAGYSVVEAADGPEGLAKLDSVKPDVAVVDFLMPGMNGDEVGRRLQHALPQLPILFVSGYYDTLALDGISGAAVLRKPFDDRTLLSAVASAL